The region TCAAAGACCCGGGCCGCCACCGGCAGCCCCGCCGCCACCAGGGTCTGCTTGGCCCGGATGTGGGCCACACCTTGCTGCTCGGGGGGGATGAGGGCCTGGGTGGTGACGTCCCCGGGGCCGATATCCTCCTCCAGGGCCAGATCAATCAAGCGCTCCACCTGAGACGCGAAGCGAGGGAATAAGGGGTCAAGGCCGGGCATGGGAACGCTCAGTCAGTCTCTTCCTGCCAGGGAATGACACACGGGGAGACAGCCGGGTCTCCCGGAGTGGACCAGGAGTCCGGCACCTCCTGAAAGCAGGCGGTGCAGCCCTTCTCCCCTTCCCAGTAGGGGCAGGCCTCATACAGGCAGAGGCCCGCGGGGGCAATGGGGCAGAGGATGGAGGCTTCAGTCATGACATAGAAATAACGTCGAATGAAAGTGATGCAACCTAAAGGGGCCTCTCTGGGCTATGTGCTTGTGGGAGAGGGGGCCAGGGACCAGAGGCCCCTGCCCCCTCTCCCACACCCTCTCCCCCCACCCCATATGGGTGGGGCGAAAGTTTAATGGAGGGGGCCATTGCTCCTTCCCCCAACACCTTTTCCCCTCGCCTGCGTCAGCTTTTCCCCTGCAGCTCCTGCAGCCGCTGGTGGTGGCTCTTGAGTTTGGCCAGCTTTTCGCTCAGGGCGGCCAGGCGTTCCCGGTCCCGGGCCACCACCTCCGCCGGCGCTTTGGCCAGGAAGTCCTCATTGGCCAGCTTTTTCTGCACCTGGGCCAGCTCTTTTCCCAGCTTCTCCATCTCCCGGCTGAGGCGGCGCTCCTCTTCGGTGAAGTCCAGCAGCTCCGCCAGGGGCATGACCAGTTCCACCCCGGCCTTGGCGGGAGTCACAATCACCGCCTTGGCCGCGGCGGCGGGCGCGCCGGCGGGCGGATTGAGCTCCAGCTTCTGGAGGCGGGCCAGCTGCAGGAGGCTGCGCCGGTGCTTCTCCAACATGGCCAGCCCCTGGGCGTCCTGGCTGAAGCAGAGGATCTCCACCTGGGCGGCCGGCGGGATGTTCATCTCGGCCCGGAGATTGCGGATGGCCACGATGGCCTCCCGGATGAGGCCGATCTCCGCCTCGGCTTCGGGGTTGTCATACGTCGTATCGGGGACCGGGAACGGGGCCACCATGATGCTCCCGGTCTGGCCGGGAAGCTTGTGCCACACCTCTTCGGTGATGAAGGGCATGAAGGGATGGAGGAGCCGCAGGATGGCGCTCAGCACCTCCACCAGCACCGCCTGGGCCCGCTGGCGCACCGCCGCCTCGGCGGTGGGGGCCAGGTCCGGTTTGATGAATTCCAGATACCAGTCACAGAACTCATGCCAGATGAACTGATAGAGCACATGGGCCGCCCGGTCGAACTCATAGGCCTCCAGGGAGTCGCTGACCTCCCGGATGACCTGCTGCAGGCGGCTTAAAATCCAGGCCTCCATGGTACTGAGGGGCGCCTCACCCCGGCCGCCCGCCGGCTCGAAGCCTTCCAGGTTCATGAGGGTGAAGCGGCAGGCGTTCCACACCTTGTTGACGAAATTGCGGTAGCCGATGATGCGCTCCTCGGAGAGGCGGATGTCCCGCCCCATGGCCGCGAAGGCCGCCAAAGAGAAGCGGAAGGCATCGGTGCCGTAAGCTTCCATGAGATCCAGGGGGTCCACGATGTTCCCCCGGGATTTGCTCATCTTCTGGCCCTCGGCGTCCCGGACCAGGGCGTGGATGTAGACCTCCCGGAAAGGCACCTCACCCATGATGTGCAGGCCCATCATCATCATGCGGGCCACCCAGAAGAAGAGAATGTCGAAGGCGGTGACCAGGACGCTGGTGGGGTAAAAGAGCCGCAGTTCCGGGGTGTCGTCGGGCCAGCCCAGGGTGCTGAAAGGCCACAGGGCCGAAGAGAACCAGGTGTCCAGGACGTCGGTCTCCTGCTCCAGATGCACCCCGCCGCAGGTGGGGCAGGCGCTGGGGTCCTGGCGGGCCACCACCAGCTCCCCGCAGTCGCCGCAGGTCCAGGCCGGGATGCGGTGCCCCCACCAGATTTGCCGGGAGATGCACCAGTCCCGGATGTTGGCCATCCAGTCGAAGAAGCTGTTCTCCCAGGTGGCGGGAATGAGGCGGATGCGGCCCTCTTTCACCGCCGCCACCGCGGGTTCGGCCAGGGACTTCACCGCCACAAACCACTGTTTGGACAACAGCGGCTCCACCACCGTGCGGCAGCGGTAGCAATGCCCCACCGGCACGTGGTAGCGCTCCATCTTCTCCAGGAGACCGTCGGCTTTGAGCTCCTTGACGATCTTCTCCCGGCAGCCGAAGCGGTCCATGCCCCGGTATTTGCCGGCCGCGTCGGTCATCAGGCCCCGCTCGTCGATGACCTGGATGGCGGGCAGGCCATGGCGCCGGGCCACCTCAAAGTCATTGAGGTCATGGGCCGGGGTGATCTTCAGCGCCCCGGTGCCGAACTCCATGGAGACGTATGGGTCGGTGATCACCGGGATGTGGCGGCCCAGAACCGGCAGGCGCACCATGGCGCCGTGGTAGGCCAGGTAGCGCTTGTCCTCCGGGTGCACCGCCACCGCGGTGTCGCCCAACAGCGTCTCCGGCCGGGTGGTGGCCACGGTGAGGTGCCCTTCCCGCCCCACCAGGGGATACTTGATGTAGTAAAGATAGCCTTCGTGGGGGTCGTGCTCCACTTCCAGGTCCGCCAGGGCGGTGAGGCAGCGGGGGCACCAGTTGATGATGTAATCCCCTTGGTAAATCAGGCCCTCTTCATAGAGGCGGACAAAGACCTCCCGCACCGCCCGGGAGAGGCCCTCGTCCATGGTGAAACGCTCCCGGCTCCAGTCGCAGGAGCAGCCCAGCCGCTTGAGCTGGCGGATGATGGTGCCCCCGGACTGGGCCTTCCATTCCCACACCCGGGCCACGAAGGCCTCCCTTCCTAAGGCGTGGCGATCCAACCCCTCCTTGGCCAGCATGCGCTCCACCACGTTCTGGGTGGCGATGCCGGCGTGGTCGGTGCCCGGCATCCACAGGGCGTCATAGCCCTGCA is a window of Desulfobaccales bacterium DNA encoding:
- a CDS encoding valine--tRNA ligase, which codes for MAEVLDKVFNPQQIEEKWYRYWEESGFFRAAADGKKPPYCIVIPPPNITGSLHMGHALNNTLQDILIRFKRMQGYDALWMPGTDHAGIATQNVVERMLAKEGLDRHALGREAFVARVWEWKAQSGGTIIRQLKRLGCSCDWSRERFTMDEGLSRAVREVFVRLYEEGLIYQGDYIINWCPRCLTALADLEVEHDPHEGYLYYIKYPLVGREGHLTVATTRPETLLGDTAVAVHPEDKRYLAYHGAMVRLPVLGRHIPVITDPYVSMEFGTGALKITPAHDLNDFEVARRHGLPAIQVIDERGLMTDAAGKYRGMDRFGCREKIVKELKADGLLEKMERYHVPVGHCYRCRTVVEPLLSKQWFVAVKSLAEPAVAAVKEGRIRLIPATWENSFFDWMANIRDWCISRQIWWGHRIPAWTCGDCGELVVARQDPSACPTCGGVHLEQETDVLDTWFSSALWPFSTLGWPDDTPELRLFYPTSVLVTAFDILFFWVARMMMMGLHIMGEVPFREVYIHALVRDAEGQKMSKSRGNIVDPLDLMEAYGTDAFRFSLAAFAAMGRDIRLSEERIIGYRNFVNKVWNACRFTLMNLEGFEPAGGRGEAPLSTMEAWILSRLQQVIREVSDSLEAYEFDRAAHVLYQFIWHEFCDWYLEFIKPDLAPTAEAAVRQRAQAVLVEVLSAILRLLHPFMPFITEEVWHKLPGQTGSIMVAPFPVPDTTYDNPEAEAEIGLIREAIVAIRNLRAEMNIPPAAQVEILCFSQDAQGLAMLEKHRRSLLQLARLQKLELNPPAGAPAAAAKAVIVTPAKAGVELVMPLAELLDFTEEERRLSREMEKLGKELAQVQKKLANEDFLAKAPAEVVARDRERLAALSEKLAKLKSHHQRLQELQGKS